GGCACAATACCTGATATTGCAAGTTCTGCTGCACAAAAAGAGGAAGCCATGATTATGGAAATCCAACATGCTATAAAAGTAGAAATCGTTCTACTGAATATTTTTTTAAGTCCTTTATAAATGTAATAACCGGCAATAGAACCTATTATTCCCATATTAAAAACGTTTGCACCAAGCGATGTTAATCCGCCGTCCTGGAAAATAAAACACTGAACAATAAGAACTGTAGACATAATTAACAAACCTGACATAGGACCCAACAAAATGCTTATTAATACTCCGCCCATAAAATGCCCTGATGTACCGCCCGCTACCGGAAAATTTAACATCTGTGCAGCAAAAACAAAAGCAGCTAAAACACCTAACATCGGAATTTGTTTTTCACTCAGATTTTTATTTAATTTTTTAATAGCAACACCTATTGTAACTGCCGAAACACTATAAAGTACCGAAAATGTTTTTACATCCAAAAACCCATCCGGAATGTGCATTTTGTTCCCCAATTTTTATGCTAATTCATGCCGCGGTTACACTTAAGGTGCTGTGTTTGACACCTTTCATTGCTTTCAAGCTATCTGCGAGTTTTTTCACTTCAGCCGAACTACCGCGTACTGCAATTATTTCAAGGCAAATATCGTGGTCCAGATG
This Elusimicrobiota bacterium DNA region includes the following protein-coding sequences:
- the cbiM gene encoding cobalt transporter CbiM; translation: MHIPDGFLDVKTFSVLYSVSAVTIGVAIKKLNKNLSEKQIPMLGVLAAFVFAAQMLNFPVAGGTSGHFMGGVLISILLGPMSGLLIMSTVLIVQCFIFQDGGLTSLGANVFNMGIIGSIAGYYIYKGLKKIFSRTISTFIACWISIIMASSFCAAELAISGIVPLKLVFLAMVSVHALIGVGEGLITVTVLSFVSKVRPDLLELEKI